A single window of Salvia splendens isolate huo1 chromosome 6, SspV2, whole genome shotgun sequence DNA harbors:
- the LOC121808108 gene encoding protein transport protein Sec24-like At4g32640 isoform X1 has product MAAPGGPRPGNFPPNYNPNSLSNNMQNLQINQHNQQQPNNAGASAPRPPPNATPFGQRAPAFSGSRPGPPPPGVFPRGPVPPNASAQTTLPPNMVSSRPAGPPPGSQPPHFASRPPPPGAMPSSIGGPVAPSPSALGPRPGSYPSSPLTSAPSTPSHASGSGPVSNGPPTFAPGMTQSGPPFPPAIGSMPRPLAGPPQTPAMLSSRPSSQPMQMHSSFGGPPTAVSSASGQLAPPFSGPPQNMVPPLGSSPFSAPNTGMHQSINSPYGMQTWPAQPQQVAPPPPGSMQQPPRMFGMPPGLSLPNQSMAMSHSGQAKIDPNQIPRLAPSASAIVHETRQGNQANPPPPATSDYIVKDTGNCSPRYMRCTINQVPLTVDLLSTSGMQLSLLVQPLALAHPSEEPIHVVDFGESGPVRCSRCKGYINPFVKFIDQGRRFICNLCGFTDETPRDYHCNLGPDGRRRDADERPELCRGTVEFVATKEYMVRDPMPAIFFFLIDVSMNATQTGATAAACSAIRQVIADLPKGPRTMVGIATFDSTIQFYNLKRSSQQPLMLIVPDVQDVYTPLESDVIVQFSECCEHLEMLLDNIPTMFESNRIADSALGAAVKAAFLAMKSTGGKLLVFQSVLPSCGIGSLSAREAEGRSNMSAGEKEAHKLLQPSDKTLKTMAMEFAEYQVCVDLFITSQMYVDIASLSVIPKTTGGQVYYYYPFSARSDPAKLYNDLRWNITRPQGFEAVMRVRCSQGIQVQEYSGNFCKRIPTDVDLPAIDCDKTIMVSLNHDDKLQEASECSFQCALLYTTVHGQRRIRVSTLSLPCTNMLSNLFRSADLDTQFACITKQAAIGIPSAPLAQVRDQATNVCINILYSYRKFCATVSLSGQLILPEALKMLPLYTLALLKCVGLRSDGRIDDRSVWINYVSPLPTTLVIPLVYPRMIALHDLNEKELDDSIIPVPIPLSSEHIAIDGIYLLENGVDCLIYVGEDVQSNILQQMFGISSNEEIPNQFILQQYDNPLSKKLNDIVNEIRRQRCSYLRLRLCKKGDPTGMMFFSYLVEDKMANGFSYVEYLIHIHRQIQNKMA; this is encoded by the exons ATGGCAGCTCCTGGGGGACCTAGGCCAGGGAACTTCCCCCCGAATTATAACCCGAATTCCCTTTCTAATAATATGCAAAACCTACAAATTAATCAGCATAATCAGCAACAACCGAACAATGCTGGTGCTAGTGCCCCTAGACCTCCTCCGAATGCCACACCATTCGGCCAACGGGCTCCAGCTTTTTCTGGTAGCAGACCAGGCCCGCCTCCCCCTGGTGTATTTCCGAGGGGCCCGGTACCGCCCAATGCTTCTGCTCAAACTACTCTGCCTCCAAATATGGTTTCTTCTAGACCCGCTGGTCCACCACCTGGGTCTCAGCCGCCTCACTTTGCATCAAGACCACCACCACCTGGGGCAATGCCATCATCCATTGGTGGACCTGTTGCTCCCTCGCCTTCTGCACTGGGGCCTCGTCCTGGATCATATCCGTCTTCCCCTCTGACATCAGCTCCCTCCACTCCTTCCCATGCAAGTGGTTCTGGTCCAGTTAGTAATGGACCGCCTACATTTGCACCGGGGATGACACAAAGTGGGCCACCGTTTCCTCCTGCTATAGGTAGTATGCCAAGGCCGTTAGCTGGACCTCCACAAACACCAGCAATGTTATCATCTAGGCCTTCTTCTCAGCCAATGCAAATGCACTCTAGTTTTGGTGGTCCACCTACTGCTGTATCATCTGCCTCTGGGCAACTTGCACCGCCATTTTCTGGCCCACCACAGAATATGGTGCCCCCTCTGGGTTCATCCCCATTTTCAGCACCAAATACAGGCATGCATCAATCTATAAATTCTCCTTATGGGATGCAGACATGGCCTGCACAGCCACAGCAG GTTGCACCACCTCCTCCCGGGTCTATGCAGCAGCCTCCACGGATGTTTGGAATGCCACCAGGACTATCTCTTCCAAATCAATCTATGGCTATGAGTCATTCAGGCCAAGCTAAAATTGATCCCAACCAGATTCCCCGTCTTGCTCCAAGTGCTTCTGCAATTGTTCATGAGACCCGCCAGGGCAATCAGGCAAACCCTCCCCCG CCCGCAACAAGTGACTATATAGTTAAAGACACTGGAAATTGCAGTCCACGCTACATGAGGTGTACTATCAATCAG GTTCCTTTGACTGTGGACCTTCTGTCTACATCTGGAATGCAGCTGTCTCTATTGGTCCAGCCTTTAGCTCTCGCACATCCATCTGAAGAGCCTATCCAT GTTGTAGATTTTGGGGAAAGTGGTCCTGTTCGATGTTCTCGTTGCAAAGGTTACATTAATCCTTTCGTGAAGTTTATTGACCAAGGAAGACGTTTCATTTGTAACCTGTGTG GATTTACGGATGAAACTCCACGTGACTATCACTGTAACTTAGGTCCAGATGGCCGGCGTAGAGATGCTGACGAAAGGCCTGAACTATGCCGAGGAACAGTTGAATTTGTTGCTACTAAGGAGTACATG GTTCGTGACCCAATGCCTGCCATATTTTTCTTCCTTATTGATGTATCCATGAACGCTACACAAACTGGTGCAACTGCAGCGGCTTGCAGCGCCATCAGACAAGTGATAGCCGATCTTCCA AAGGGTCCTCGTACAATGGTGGGTATTGCTACGTTCGATTCCACAATCCAGTTTTACAATCTAAAACGATCTTCACAGCAG CCATTGATGCTCATTGTTCCTGATGTTCAAGATGTCTATACTCCACTGGAAAGTGATGTCATTGTTCAATTTTCTGAG TGCTGTGAGCATTTAGAAATGTTGCTTGACAACATTCCTACAATGTTTGAGAGCAATAGAATTGCTGATTCAGCTCTTGGTGCTGCTGTAAAG GCTGCTTTTCTGGCAATGAAAAGCACTGGTGGCAAACTTTTAGTTTTCCAGTCAG TTTTACCGTCATGTGGCATCGGGTCCCTTTCTGCTCGAGAGGCTGAAGGCAGAAGCAATATGTCAGCAGGAGAAAAG GAGGCTCACAAATTGCTTCAGCCTTCTGACAAGACTCTAAAAACTATGGCAATGGAATTTGCAGAGTACCAG GTCTGTGTTGATTTGTTTATTACATCACAAATGTATGTGGATATTGCTTCTCTCTCTGTTATCCCAAAGACAACTGGAGGCCAG GTATACTACTATTATCCTTTCTCTGCCCGTTCTGATCCTGCTAAGCTGTACAATGATCTTCGGTGGAACATCACAAGGCCCCAAGGGTTTGAGGCAGTGATGCGTGTTAGATGTAGCCAG GGTATTCAAGTTCAAGAATATTCCGGAAACTTCTGTAAGCGCATACCAACTGACGTTGATCTACCTGCG ATTGATTGTGACAAAACAATAATGGTCTCCCTGAATCATGATGATAAATTACAGGAGGCCTCTGAGTGTTCTTTTCAG TGTGCCCTTCTTTACACCACTGTACATGGACAAAGAAGAATCAGAGTTTCAACATTGTCCTTGCCTTGCACCAACATGCTCAGTAATCTATTCCGCTCTGCTGATCTAGACACCCAATTTGCGTGTATCACAAAACAAG CTGCTATTGGGATTCCGTCAGCTCCTCTTGCACAAGTTAGGGATCAAGCTACTAATGTTTGCATCAACATCTTATACTCGTACCGGAAGTTCTGTGCTACGGTGTCATTGTCCGGACAACTTATTCTGCCCGAGGCACTTAAAATGTTGCCTCTCTATACACTTG CTTTACTCAAATGCGTTGGATTACGTTCTGATGGAAGAATTGATGATAGGTCTGTTTGGATTAATTATGTCTCACCATTACCTACTACTTTGGTGATCCCATTGGTGTACCCTAGAATGATAGCACTTCATGACCTTAATGAGAAG GAATTAGATGATTCCATTATTCCCGTTCCAATTCCACTTTCCAGCGAGCATATTGCTATTGATGGAATATATCTTCTTGAGAATGGAGTTGATTGTTTGATTTATGTCGGTGAAGATGTTCAGTCAAATATTTTGCAACAGATGTTTGGCATTTCATCAAATGAAGAGATTCCAAATCAG TTCATTTTGCAGCAATATGACAATCCCTTGTCAAAGAAGCTGAATGACATTGTAAATGAGATAAGGCGTCAACGATGTTCTTACCTACG CTTGCGACTATGCAAAAAGGGGGATCCAACAG gGATGATGTTCTTCTCGTACCTGGTCGAAGACAAGATGGCTAATGGTTTCTCATACGTCGAGTATCTAATACATATTCACCGGCAGATTCAAAATAAAATGGCTTGA
- the LOC121808108 gene encoding protein transport protein Sec24-like At4g32640 isoform X2 produces MAAPGGPRPGNFPPNYNPNSLSNNMQNLQINQHNQQQPNNAGASAPRPPPNATPFGQRAPAFSGSRPGPPPPGVFPRGPVPPNASAQTTLPPNMVSSRPAGPPPGSQPPHFASRPPPPGAMPSSIGGPVAPSPSALGPRPGSYPSSPLTSAPSTPSHASGSGPVSNGPPTFAPGMTQSGPPFPPAIGSMPRPLAGPPQTPAMLSSRPSSQPMQMHSSFGGPPTAVSSASGQLAPPFSGPPQNMVPPLGSSPFSAPNTGMHQSINSPYGMQTWPAQPQQVAPPPPGSMQQPPRMFGMPPGLSLPNQSMAMSHSGQAKIDPNQIPRLAPSASAIVHETRQGNQANPPPPATSDYIVKDTGNCSPRYMRCTINQVPLTVDLLSTSGMQLSLLVQPLALAHPSEEPIHVVDFGESGPVRCSRCKGYINPFVKFIDQGRRFICNLCGFTDETPRDYHCNLGPDGRRRDADERPELCRGTVEFVATKEYMVRDPMPAIFFFLIDVSMNATQTGATAAACSAIRQVIADLPGPRTMVGIATFDSTIQFYNLKRSSQQPLMLIVPDVQDVYTPLESDVIVQFSECCEHLEMLLDNIPTMFESNRIADSALGAAVKAAFLAMKSTGGKLLVFQSVLPSCGIGSLSAREAEGRSNMSAGEKEAHKLLQPSDKTLKTMAMEFAEYQVCVDLFITSQMYVDIASLSVIPKTTGGQVYYYYPFSARSDPAKLYNDLRWNITRPQGFEAVMRVRCSQGIQVQEYSGNFCKRIPTDVDLPAIDCDKTIMVSLNHDDKLQEASECSFQCALLYTTVHGQRRIRVSTLSLPCTNMLSNLFRSADLDTQFACITKQAAIGIPSAPLAQVRDQATNVCINILYSYRKFCATVSLSGQLILPEALKMLPLYTLALLKCVGLRSDGRIDDRSVWINYVSPLPTTLVIPLVYPRMIALHDLNEKELDDSIIPVPIPLSSEHIAIDGIYLLENGVDCLIYVGEDVQSNILQQMFGISSNEEIPNQFILQQYDNPLSKKLNDIVNEIRRQRCSYLRLRLCKKGDPTGMMFFSYLVEDKMANGFSYVEYLIHIHRQIQNKMA; encoded by the exons ATGGCAGCTCCTGGGGGACCTAGGCCAGGGAACTTCCCCCCGAATTATAACCCGAATTCCCTTTCTAATAATATGCAAAACCTACAAATTAATCAGCATAATCAGCAACAACCGAACAATGCTGGTGCTAGTGCCCCTAGACCTCCTCCGAATGCCACACCATTCGGCCAACGGGCTCCAGCTTTTTCTGGTAGCAGACCAGGCCCGCCTCCCCCTGGTGTATTTCCGAGGGGCCCGGTACCGCCCAATGCTTCTGCTCAAACTACTCTGCCTCCAAATATGGTTTCTTCTAGACCCGCTGGTCCACCACCTGGGTCTCAGCCGCCTCACTTTGCATCAAGACCACCACCACCTGGGGCAATGCCATCATCCATTGGTGGACCTGTTGCTCCCTCGCCTTCTGCACTGGGGCCTCGTCCTGGATCATATCCGTCTTCCCCTCTGACATCAGCTCCCTCCACTCCTTCCCATGCAAGTGGTTCTGGTCCAGTTAGTAATGGACCGCCTACATTTGCACCGGGGATGACACAAAGTGGGCCACCGTTTCCTCCTGCTATAGGTAGTATGCCAAGGCCGTTAGCTGGACCTCCACAAACACCAGCAATGTTATCATCTAGGCCTTCTTCTCAGCCAATGCAAATGCACTCTAGTTTTGGTGGTCCACCTACTGCTGTATCATCTGCCTCTGGGCAACTTGCACCGCCATTTTCTGGCCCACCACAGAATATGGTGCCCCCTCTGGGTTCATCCCCATTTTCAGCACCAAATACAGGCATGCATCAATCTATAAATTCTCCTTATGGGATGCAGACATGGCCTGCACAGCCACAGCAG GTTGCACCACCTCCTCCCGGGTCTATGCAGCAGCCTCCACGGATGTTTGGAATGCCACCAGGACTATCTCTTCCAAATCAATCTATGGCTATGAGTCATTCAGGCCAAGCTAAAATTGATCCCAACCAGATTCCCCGTCTTGCTCCAAGTGCTTCTGCAATTGTTCATGAGACCCGCCAGGGCAATCAGGCAAACCCTCCCCCG CCCGCAACAAGTGACTATATAGTTAAAGACACTGGAAATTGCAGTCCACGCTACATGAGGTGTACTATCAATCAG GTTCCTTTGACTGTGGACCTTCTGTCTACATCTGGAATGCAGCTGTCTCTATTGGTCCAGCCTTTAGCTCTCGCACATCCATCTGAAGAGCCTATCCAT GTTGTAGATTTTGGGGAAAGTGGTCCTGTTCGATGTTCTCGTTGCAAAGGTTACATTAATCCTTTCGTGAAGTTTATTGACCAAGGAAGACGTTTCATTTGTAACCTGTGTG GATTTACGGATGAAACTCCACGTGACTATCACTGTAACTTAGGTCCAGATGGCCGGCGTAGAGATGCTGACGAAAGGCCTGAACTATGCCGAGGAACAGTTGAATTTGTTGCTACTAAGGAGTACATG GTTCGTGACCCAATGCCTGCCATATTTTTCTTCCTTATTGATGTATCCATGAACGCTACACAAACTGGTGCAACTGCAGCGGCTTGCAGCGCCATCAGACAAGTGATAGCCGATCTTCCA GGTCCTCGTACAATGGTGGGTATTGCTACGTTCGATTCCACAATCCAGTTTTACAATCTAAAACGATCTTCACAGCAG CCATTGATGCTCATTGTTCCTGATGTTCAAGATGTCTATACTCCACTGGAAAGTGATGTCATTGTTCAATTTTCTGAG TGCTGTGAGCATTTAGAAATGTTGCTTGACAACATTCCTACAATGTTTGAGAGCAATAGAATTGCTGATTCAGCTCTTGGTGCTGCTGTAAAG GCTGCTTTTCTGGCAATGAAAAGCACTGGTGGCAAACTTTTAGTTTTCCAGTCAG TTTTACCGTCATGTGGCATCGGGTCCCTTTCTGCTCGAGAGGCTGAAGGCAGAAGCAATATGTCAGCAGGAGAAAAG GAGGCTCACAAATTGCTTCAGCCTTCTGACAAGACTCTAAAAACTATGGCAATGGAATTTGCAGAGTACCAG GTCTGTGTTGATTTGTTTATTACATCACAAATGTATGTGGATATTGCTTCTCTCTCTGTTATCCCAAAGACAACTGGAGGCCAG GTATACTACTATTATCCTTTCTCTGCCCGTTCTGATCCTGCTAAGCTGTACAATGATCTTCGGTGGAACATCACAAGGCCCCAAGGGTTTGAGGCAGTGATGCGTGTTAGATGTAGCCAG GGTATTCAAGTTCAAGAATATTCCGGAAACTTCTGTAAGCGCATACCAACTGACGTTGATCTACCTGCG ATTGATTGTGACAAAACAATAATGGTCTCCCTGAATCATGATGATAAATTACAGGAGGCCTCTGAGTGTTCTTTTCAG TGTGCCCTTCTTTACACCACTGTACATGGACAAAGAAGAATCAGAGTTTCAACATTGTCCTTGCCTTGCACCAACATGCTCAGTAATCTATTCCGCTCTGCTGATCTAGACACCCAATTTGCGTGTATCACAAAACAAG CTGCTATTGGGATTCCGTCAGCTCCTCTTGCACAAGTTAGGGATCAAGCTACTAATGTTTGCATCAACATCTTATACTCGTACCGGAAGTTCTGTGCTACGGTGTCATTGTCCGGACAACTTATTCTGCCCGAGGCACTTAAAATGTTGCCTCTCTATACACTTG CTTTACTCAAATGCGTTGGATTACGTTCTGATGGAAGAATTGATGATAGGTCTGTTTGGATTAATTATGTCTCACCATTACCTACTACTTTGGTGATCCCATTGGTGTACCCTAGAATGATAGCACTTCATGACCTTAATGAGAAG GAATTAGATGATTCCATTATTCCCGTTCCAATTCCACTTTCCAGCGAGCATATTGCTATTGATGGAATATATCTTCTTGAGAATGGAGTTGATTGTTTGATTTATGTCGGTGAAGATGTTCAGTCAAATATTTTGCAACAGATGTTTGGCATTTCATCAAATGAAGAGATTCCAAATCAG TTCATTTTGCAGCAATATGACAATCCCTTGTCAAAGAAGCTGAATGACATTGTAAATGAGATAAGGCGTCAACGATGTTCTTACCTACG CTTGCGACTATGCAAAAAGGGGGATCCAACAG gGATGATGTTCTTCTCGTACCTGGTCGAAGACAAGATGGCTAATGGTTTCTCATACGTCGAGTATCTAATACATATTCACCGGCAGATTCAAAATAAAATGGCTTGA